In the genome of bacterium, the window CACGGCCTGGAGGATGGGGATGAGCTTCTGCGGATCGCGCCCGAAGCGGTCAATGATCTCGCAGATCTTCTCGAACTTCCGGGTTTCACACATGACGGCTGCGGCTGACATCGGCTACTCCTCCTGAACAGGCCCGCGCGGTGCGGGCCCCGGCCTCTTCCGGTTACTCGGGCGACCCGGCGTGGCGCACGGCTTCGCTGAGCTTGCGCGACAGCACCGCCAGGCTGGACGACAGTTGCACGTTCTCCACGATGATGTCGGCCGGCACCTTGAGCGAGACCGGCGCGAAGTTCCACAGGCCCTTGATGCCCCCCTCAATCATCAGGTCGGCGATCTGCTGGGCGCTGTCGGACGGGGTCGTGATGATCCCCAGGTGGATGTGCATGCGCTGGGCCAGATTGGGCAGCTTGCGCACCGGCATCACGCGCTTGCCATGGATGAGCTGGCCGACCTTAGCGTCGTCCACGTCGAACGCCGCGACGATGTCCAGGCCGTGTTCGCGGAAGCCCTCGTAGCCCATGAGGGCCGTGCCCAGGCTGCCGGCCCCGGCCAGGAACGCCTCGGTCGTGTTGTCCCAGCC includes:
- a CDS encoding redox-sensing transcriptional repressor Rex, with the translated sequence METYDANPYAELPRRAPEPALRRLPSYHRFLKRLQGQGRAAVSCTHIADDLALDPTQVRKDLALTGIVGRPKVGYEVPALIAAIEHFLGWDNTTEAFLAGAGSLGTALMGYEGFREHGLDIVAAFDVDDAKVGQLIHGKRVMPVRKLPNLAQRMHIHLGIITTPSDSAQQIADLMIEGGIKGLWNFAPVSLKVPADIIVENVQLSSSLAVLSRKLSEAVRHAGSPE